Proteins encoded within one genomic window of Chroicocephalus ridibundus chromosome 7, bChrRid1.1, whole genome shotgun sequence:
- the CRYBA2 gene encoding beta-crystallin A2 translates to MTSSEAMDTLGQYKITVWEEESFQGKRCEFLMECPSIMERGFRKIRSIKVESGPWVGFEYPEYQGQQFILEKGDYPRWEAWSGNSGYRTEHLLSFRPVKCANHNDSKAILYEAENFQGHKFELSDDYPSLQAMGWGNKEVASIKVNSGAWVAYQYPGYRGYQYVLERDRQNGEFKKYNEYSSQAHTNQIQSIRRVQH, encoded by the exons ATGACCAGCAGTGAAGCCATGGACACCCTGGGGCAGTACAAGATCACGgtgtgggaggaggagagcttCCAGGGCAAGCGCTGCGAGTTCCTCATGGAGTGCCCCAGCATCATGGAGCGTGGCTTCCGCAAGATCCGCTCCATTAAGGTGGAGTCTGGCCC ctGGGTGGGCTTCGAGTACCCTGAGTACCAGGGGCAGCAGTTTATCCTGGAGAAGGGTGACTACCCCCGGTGGGAGGCCTGGAGCGGGAACAGCGGCTACCGGACCgagcacctcctctccttccGCCCCGTCAAGTGTGCG AACCACAACGACAGCAAAGCCATCCTCTACGAGGCGGAGAACTTCCAGGGCCACAAGTTTGAGCTGAGTGACGACTACCCCTCGCTGCAGGCCATGGGCTGGGGCAACAAGGAGGTGGCATCCATCAAAGTGAACTCCGGAGC GTGGGTGGCATACCAGTACCCAGGATACAGGGGCTACCAGTACGTGCTGGAGCGGGACAGACAGAACGGCGAGTTCAAGAAGTACAACGAATACAGCAGCCAGGCCCACACCAACCAGATCCAATCCATCCGCCGCGTCCAGCACTGA